ATTGTGATTTGAATGCTTTCCCGTCAAACTTCACTGGATTGCCGTTCATCGTCAAGAACCACAAGTTCCCCAGTCGGTCTTCGCGAATCTTGAGTATCGCCATTTCGGGCATTTCATTTTCCGAGTCAGGAACACGAATTTGCTGCCCATCAAGGATCATAACCCCGAGATCCGAGGCAATCCAAAGTCGCTGGTCAGAATCTTGATAGCATTGAAAGAGGTTTTGATCACGTAGACCGTCGGTTTTCCGAAAAACCTCATAAATCGGTTCTTGCCCATTAAGTGCGTAAAATGGTACAATAACACAACATATTATTAGGCCAAAGTATGTTACAAGTTTGCGCATATCAGCGGAAAGTTGTACGAAAGTTGCCACTTAGTCCAGACTTTTCCAAATACATTCTAATTTTCATATTCAGGAACAAATCTAAAAATGCGGGTGCATCCCAGCCCCACTTTTCACTACATTTGCCCCACAAATACCGTCTCTTATGCACAAGACTTCGTTTGCTATCATTGGGTTTGGCTACATTGGCCGCAGGCACGCCGAGATCATCAAAGGGCACCCCGATTGCGATTTGGTGGCTGTTTGTGATATTTTGCCGGAGCGCGAAGAGCAGGCCCAGGCCTACGACGTTCCATTTTTTACCGATGCACAGCAAATGCTTGCCGAGGGACCGGCTGCGGATGTCGTCTGCGTTTGCACACCCAACGGGCTGCATGCGCAACATGCCCTCCTTGCGCTCAACCACAAAAAGCATGTCGTGATCGAGAAGCCCATGGGCATGACCAAGGCGGCTTGCGAAGAAGTCCTTTTCAAGTCCCTGCAAATGTCGCGGCAAGTGTTTTGCGTCATGCAAAACCGCTATTCACCGACGTCTGAATGGCTCAAGGAGGTCGTGAATGATGGCGTGCTCGGCAAAATCGAGATGGTGCAGGTCAATTGCTACTGGAACCGCGACGACCGCTACTATGGCAAATCTCCCTGGAAAGGCCGATTGGACATGGATGGTGGACCACTCTTTACGCAGTTCAGCCACTTCATGGACATCATGTATTGGCTGTTTGGGGACATCACCGACATCTCCGCACAATTTGCGAACTTCAATCACCGTCACAACACCGAATTCGAGGACTCAGGTCTCGTGACATTCCGCCTGATTCAGGGTGGAATCGGCGTGATGAACTATTCGACGGCGGTTTGGGACAAAAACTTTGAAAGTAGCATCACGATCGTGGCCGAAAAAGGGACGATCAAAGTCGGCGGACAATACATGGAGCAAGTCGAATATTGTCACGTGCAGGACTATGTGATGCCGACGCTTGCACCTGCCAATCCGCCGAACGACTATGGGCCTTACAAAGGAAGTGCTGCCAACCACCACTACATCTTTGAAAATGTGATCGCCACGCTCCAAGGCAAAGGCACCATCACCACCAATGCGCTTGAAGGCCTCAAGGTTGTCGAAATCATTGAACGCATCTACCAACAGCGGAACTTGCAGGCGCTATTTGCCTGAACAACAAAGACTTGAGGGCACATGGCTTTGCCAACGTGGCTCGGAAATTCACCAAGGATTCTTCAAGTCGTCGGCCCCGTATTTGTGCTCGCGGTCTGAAAAGTAACTTCCGGATGCCTTTTTGCGCAATTGCAGGAGATCCTTCTTCGAAAGGCGACGCAACAGGGCCAGCGGCGTCAAAATCGCAAAGAAGATCACGCCCAAAATGATATGGGAATTGATGAATCCCAGCACCTTGGCGATGCCCATCCATCCGAGGTGAATGTACTTTCCCGCGAACGGAATGGCCAATCCGAGTACGGAAACACCCAATCCGACGTATAGAAACGCCATTTTCTCCGTCAGCAAGAAGAAAACCGACATTCCCGTGGCGATCACGAGCAGGGTTTCAATATGTTTTCCGCGTTGATCCATGTTCTAGTCGAGGACGTATTCTTCACGCCAATTGTCGGTGTCGGTCCAAGTTGGTTGATCTGTCTTGGCGAACAGGAAATCCCCCAAAACAAGGTAATCCATTTCCGTTCGCATGAAGCAGCGGTAGGCGTCTTCGGGCGTGCCCACGATCGGTTCGCCGCGTACATTGAAGCTTGTATTGACGATGAGCGCATAGCCCGTGAGCTTCCGAAAGGCCTCGATCAATTCCCAGTAGCGAGGATTCGTTTTTTTGCTGACCGTTTGAATGCGTGCCGAATAGTCAATATGCGTAATGGAAGGCACATCCGAACGCAAATGGTAAAGTTTTTCGCGCAGGTCAAGCGTGTTGTAGTTGGCGGGAAGCGCATTGCGACGGCTTGGCGAAACCGGATGCACGAGCAGCATGTAGGGCGAGGGACCGGCCTGGGTAAAGTAATCCCCTGCATATTCTTCCAAAACGGAAGGCGCAAAGGGCCGGAAACTTTCGCGGTATTTGATCTTGAGGTTCAGCTTTTTCTGCATTTCAGGATTCCGGGCGTCGCCAATGATGCTGCGGTTTCCCAGCGCACGTGGACCGAATTCCATGCGACCCTGAAACCAGCCGACAACGTTTCCATCTGCTAAAAGAGAAGCTGTTTTTTCTGCAAGGGAATGATATTCAGTGAATTCAGTCGCGACGGCTTTGTATTTGCGTGCCATCAGCGTGATTTCTTTGGCCGTATAGTCGGGTCCCAAATAGGACCCTTCCAAACCGTCGGGCAGCACCAACCTGCGTTCCTGCCCAAACGAAATATACTCAGCCGCCAAGGCGGCTCCCAACGCCCCGCCCGCATCACCCGCCGCCGGCACGATGAAAATCTCCTCAAAAATCCCCGCTGATTGCAGCTTCCCATTGGCAACGCAATTCAACGCCACGCCGCCAGCCAAACAGAGATGCTTGGCCCCCGTGAGCCGCTTCGCTTCACGCGCCATGCGCAGCACGATTTCCTCCGTTACCTCCTGAATCGCCAACCCCAAATCACAGTGGTGCTGCTCCAGGGCAGCTTCTGGTTCGCGGCGCGGAAAGCCGAACAAATTCGCCCATTTTGCATCTTTCACCATGCGCAAACCTGCAGCATAGTTGAAGAAGTGTTGGTCGAGCCAAAGAGATCCATCGTCTTTGATATCAACGAGTTGCTCTAGAATGAGCTTCTTGTATCGCAAAACATTTACCGAGCCAGAATTCCCGTAGGGTGCCAAGCCCATGAGCTTGTATTCCCCGGAATTGACCCGGAAACCCAGAAAGTAAGTGAAGGCCGAATACAGCAAACCCAACGAATGCGGAAAGCGAAGTTCGCGTAACAGCGTGATGTCTTTCCCCTTGCCGTGGCAGATGCTTGCAGTTGCCCATTCGCCGACACCATCAAGGGTCAAAATCGCGGCTTCTTCGAATGGGCTCGGATAGAAGGTACTTGCTGCATGGGACAAATGGTGATCCGGAAACAGGAGCTTGGTCGCCTTCCAGTCCACCTTGCCGATTTTCTTGAGCTCGTCCTTAAGCAGTTTTTTGAGAAAGAGCTTTTCCTTGATCCAAACGGGAATCGACTTCCAGAAGGAAACAAGTCCTTTGGGTGCAAATCCGTAGTACGTTTCCAGCAACCGTTCGAATTTCAGAAAGGGTTTGTCATAGAATACGATGGCATCCAATTCGTCGAGCCGAAATCCCGTATGTTCCAGGCAATAATTGACAGCTTGCGTCGGAAAACCTGCATCGTGCTTTTTGCGGGTGAAACGCTCCTCCTGCGCGGCTGCCAGAACTTTGCCGTCGATCGTGATCGCTGCTGCAGAGTCATGGTAATATGCCGAAATGCCGAGGATCTTCATTCAGGACTTCGATCAATTGTTTACACCAAGATGGGTAACGATTTCTTTGACAATGAATTCTGCGGCGTGGCCATCTCCGAAAATTTCCGGGAAGCTCAAGTTTTCAGCATGGGCAAAGTACGCGAATGCGTCCAAAATTCGTTGCGTGTCGGCATCGGTGAGGATGGCCGTTCCGGCTTCGACAAGTTCGACCCATTCCGTTTGCGGGCGCAGAACAATACAGGGCTTTTCAAGGAAAAAGCTCTCTTTCTGTACGCCACCGGAGTCGGTGATGACAAGTTTGCAGGCAGCTTCAAGGGCTGTCATTTCGAGGAAAGAAACGGGAAGGATAAGCTTCAGGCGGTCACTGTTGCGCAGCTTTTTGAGCACTTCAGGCTCCAGATTGCCTTCGAGCACCTTTTTGGTACGCGGATGCAAGGGAAGGAGCACGGTTTCGCCTTGATTTTCGGTCAATTCCAACAGTGCCTTAAAAATGCTGCTCAGGCGTTCAGGGACATCGGTATTGGTATTCCGGTGAATGGTAGCCAAGATAAACTGACCACGTTTGAGGCCGAGGCTCGCTACCAAATCCACATGGTCACGGGCGTAGTCCCTGAAAAACAGCGTGTTGTCATACATTACGTCCCCGCAATGGTAGACTTTTGGATTGTCCATCGAATACGGACCTGCATTGTCAAGTGCAAAGCCCTCCTTGGCCAGATTGTCGATGCCGGTCGCCGTAGGGCTAAAAAGGAAGGTCGAGACGTGGTCGCAAAGAATGCGGTTGATCTCCTCGGGCATGCGTTTGTCAAATGACCGCAAGCCTGCCTCCACGTGCGCGATGGGCAAGTAGTGTTTGCTCGCAGCAATTGCCCCGGCGAGTGTACTGTTGGTATCGCCGTAGAGAATGACACAATCGGGTTTCTCCTTGAGCAGAATCGTCTCGATCGCGGCGATCATTGCCCCGGTCTGTGCGCCATGGTCTCCCGAGCCGACTTCAAGCATGTGGTCAGGTCGCGGAATTTTCATCTCGTCAAAAAAGACCTGCGACATGTTGGCATCGTAATGCTGACCGGTATGCACGATGACTTCGCGCACTTGGTCACGGTAAAGATCGTGAATGGCCCTGCTGATGGCGGCCGCTTTGATAAATTGCGGCCGTGCGCCGATGATGGTGACAAACTTGATCATGATGTGATAGCGTCAAAAAGCTGCGCAAACTTGCCTGTGAGGGCTTTTCTGGAGAATGCAGCTACACCTTGGCTTTGCACTTCCAATGCATCGCGTTGGTAAAGGTCGTAGTAGTGGGCAATATGTGCCTTGATTTTTTCCTTGTCTTCAAAGCCAGCGACCAAGCCGGCATTGGCCTCGTTGATGATATGTGCGGCGTCGCCGTCCTCCGGGCCAATGCAGAGAATGGGCCTGCCGGAGGCGAGGTATTCGAAGATTTTGCCGGTGATGACGCCCTTGGCATTGGGCGTATTGTTGATGGAGAGGAGCAGCACTTGGGCGCGGCCCTGCTGTTGAACGGCCTCTGCTTGCGGCAGGTAATCAATCATTTCGACTTGACCCTCCATGCCATGCCGGTTGATGCTCTCTTGTGCGCTCACATCCGCCTTGCCTACGAGCTTCACCCGCAGGTCATTGCCAAACGAAGGAATCTCCTGTTTCAATTCGGCGCAGGCTGCCCAAAAAGCCTCATGATTCCGGTGTTGATTGAGCAAACCAATGTGAATCAAGCTGAATTTTTTGTCGCGGGCCTCCTTGGGTTGTGGCTGCAGGTCGGCTTCGTCATAGCCATTGGTCACCACATCGACCTTGCGTCCGGAGATTTCCTCGAATTCCTCCTTCATCTGATTGCCCACCACGACCACGCGGTCTGCAAGCGTAACCACTTCTTTTTCAAGGCGATGGTGCTTGCGGTCAGCCCATTCGCTCAGCATCAATTCCTGGTAGAAATCGATATTGGTCCAAGGATCACGGAAATCGGCCACCCAAGGCAATCCCGTTTTGCGCTTGACACCCATGGCAATCAGGTGCATCGAATGCGGCGGACCGGTGGAAACAATCGCATCCACTGGATGCTCCTTCAGATAATCCACCAAAAAGGATATACTCGGCTTGATCCAGAACTTGCGCGCATCCGGAATGAAGACATTTCCCCGGATCCACATCGAAACCCGGCGCTTGAAGCTCGGCTTCTTTTCGTTCAAAAATCCGGAGACCACACGTGTTTCCTTCTTCTGCCCGGTGAAGCGCTTGTAAAGTTTGTAGGGCTCCCAAATTGGCCTTCGAATCACTTCCACACCGGCAGGAACCTGGGCTTCCAGAGACATGTCGATCACCGGATACTCGCTGTCAAGCGCAGTGTAAACCACTGGCTCCCAGCCAAATTCGCGGAGGTAGCGCACGCACTTCAGCCAGCGCTGTACGCCTGAACCGCCACTGGGGGGCCAGTAATAGGTGATGACCAGCACTTTTTTCATTGCTCTGCCTCAGACCGTCTTCGGATTCGCAGCGTCTCCCGTCTCTTCCTCATCGTCCTTGCCGCCAGTTTTGAAGTCCATGAAGACCGCTGCTGCAGACAAACCAAAGAGAATCAAGGAGAAAACCAAGGCTAGGGACTCGCCGGTAGCGTAGGACTTCGGCTCCATCTTGAAGACGATTTCGTGGTTTCCAGCAGGCACTTTCATACCGCGCAGGGTATAGTCACAGCGGAAATGATCGACAGGTTGGCCATCGACATAGGCCTGCCAGCCCTTGCCGGAGTTGTAGTAGACTTCGGAGAATGCCACCAATTGCTCTTTGCCACCTGTGCTGGAGAATTGGTATTTGACCTCGTTGCTTTGCCAAGCCGTGAGCTTGACCGAGGCAGAAGGATCGGGCGAAGCCGTAAATCCTTTGATCACCTCAGCATCGGCTTCCTCGACCACCATTTTCGCACGGAGGTCAAGCCCTTCCAATGCAGTCATGGATTCCTTGGGACCTTTGACGACTTCGTAGTTGCCAACGACCCAAGCATGTCCCATCGCCGAAGGATTCGGAATCGGCGGTGCTTCGGGGGCATACATGATGTACTTGCAATTGAGCATGTTCAGTGCCGTGACACCCGCCAAGGCAGCCTGAATCTTTTGCATCTGCGTGCTGTCTCGCGTATTCAAAGCAGCCATGATCTCTTGGCGCTCGTCGTCGAATCGGAAGTCGATCAAGTCTTGGTAACGCTGCATCTTGACAGCGCTGTAACCGCCAATCGACTTGTGATGATAGGAGGTCATGGCGTCATTCCAAGTGTTGCCCGTCAGGTTCAACACACGGTAATTGGGGTCCGGATCTTTTTTGATGGCCTGATCGCATGGCGACGGTGTAAAGGGTCGCATCTGCTCGGAGGACTTGATGAAATTGTCGTCGTCGAGGTAGCGCTTGTCGACGGGCACCATGTCCCAATAGATCAATCCGAATAAGATCAAACCGACGACACCAATGCCGATGGGCTTCATTTCCAAGGATCCGACGCTTTTCCGCGTCATGACGTAACCGATCAGTGTTCCTGCTGCGATCAGCGTAATGAGAATGCCTTTGTAAGCTTGGCTCGTGATCATTTCCTCCCGGTCAGCCGGCAGGGCATCGGTCAATGCCGAAATGAGCTGCGGATCTGGATTTTTGAGACCGACTTGGTTGAGGAACCCGGCAATCGCATTGGCATCTTGCGCTTGGCTCAAATCAGCACCCGGGTGTACCCAAGCCAAAATGAGCAAGAGCAGCACGATCGCTCCCGCTGCCATTGCAACCGTCGTTGCCTGTTGCTTGGGGGTCTTTTTCGCGGAATTCCTGAACAATTCCGCCAAGGCCAATCCAGCCATCAAGGCCATGCAAATGCTCGTGATGGTGAGCCACATCGAGACGGCGCGGAAGTTGTTGTATTTGGGGAGGTTATCGAAGAAGAGGTCGGAGAACCATTGGAAGTTACGGCCCCAACTGAGCATCAGGGAGACCAGTGCCGCACCCAAAATCCACCAACGGTAGCGGGTGGGGACGATGAACAAACCGAGGACGAAAAGGAAACAAATCACGATGCCCATATAAGTCGGTCCGCCGTGCATCGGCTGTGTTCCGATATAGGCAGGCCAGGCATTGGCGAGTTGCTCGGCGCCCTGTGGATTCAACGCCCCCTTCAAGACGTCGTACGTCGCCGATTCCTTGCCCAGTTTCGCGTGAGCGGCATCCCCGAAGTAAAAGGGATTGATGATCGTGAAGGATTCGGCAACGCCGTAGCTCCAGACGTAGGCATACTCCTTGCTCAAGCCGCCGCCGCTCGTCGGCTGAGCATCTTGTGTGGGCGCAGCCTCGCGTGGGTGCACGGCACCTCCGCGCATGGTCACGCTCACGTATTCATTGGTAGTCCACAAACGGCTGATGTTGGGCGCGATGGAAATGCCCATGCAGAGGCCCATCAAAACGGTGGCAACCAAAAATGTGCGCATCGGCTTTGCCGCTGCGGTGATGTCTTTTCCAGTGAGCCAAGCCTTGACCGAATTGCCCTCTTTGCGAAGGTTGAGGAAGGCCAGAACCAAGGGAACCCCAAACAGCAACAAGCCCTCAGCCATCCAGACGATCTTGGGCAGTCCGGCAGCCCAGCTGATGAGAATACTCAAAAACGCTGTCCAGGCAATGCCTTTGCCGACATTGTTGACGGTACGCGTGAGTTCACTGAGGACAATGGCACCCACGACAAAAAAGCCGTAATAGGTGATTTGCAAGTGGTTGGCATTGATTTCCAACCCCATTGCCAAGATCGTCAGGGCAGCGCCCAGCCAAAATCTTCCGCGGTAGAGTAGCAGCACACCTGCAAGGACGAGTGGCATGTAGGCAACGGCATTAACTTTC
The sequence above is drawn from the Bacteroidota bacterium genome and encodes:
- a CDS encoding Gfo/Idh/MocA family oxidoreductase; amino-acid sequence: MHKTSFAIIGFGYIGRRHAEIIKGHPDCDLVAVCDILPEREEQAQAYDVPFFTDAQQMLAEGPAADVVCVCTPNGLHAQHALLALNHKKHVVIEKPMGMTKAACEEVLFKSLQMSRQVFCVMQNRYSPTSEWLKEVVNDGVLGKIEMVQVNCYWNRDDRYYGKSPWKGRLDMDGGPLFTQFSHFMDIMYWLFGDITDISAQFANFNHRHNTEFEDSGLVTFRLIQGGIGVMNYSTAVWDKNFESSITIVAEKGTIKVGGQYMEQVEYCHVQDYVMPTLAPANPPNDYGPYKGSAANHHYIFENVIATLQGKGTITTNALEGLKVVEIIERIYQQRNLQALFA
- a CDS encoding carbamoyltransferase translates to MKILGISAYYHDSAAAITIDGKVLAAAQEERFTRKKHDAGFPTQAVNYCLEHTGFRLDELDAIVFYDKPFLKFERLLETYYGFAPKGLVSFWKSIPVWIKEKLFLKKLLKDELKKIGKVDWKATKLLFPDHHLSHAASTFYPSPFEEAAILTLDGVGEWATASICHGKGKDITLLRELRFPHSLGLLYSAFTYFLGFRVNSGEYKLMGLAPYGNSGSVNVLRYKKLILEQLVDIKDDGSLWLDQHFFNYAAGLRMVKDAKWANLFGFPRREPEAALEQHHCDLGLAIQEVTEEIVLRMAREAKRLTGAKHLCLAGGVALNCVANGKLQSAGIFEEIFIVPAAGDAGGALGAALAAEYISFGQERRLVLPDGLEGSYLGPDYTAKEITLMARKYKAVATEFTEYHSLAEKTASLLADGNVVGWFQGRMEFGPRALGNRSIIGDARNPEMQKKLNLKIKYRESFRPFAPSVLEEYAGDYFTQAGPSPYMLLVHPVSPSRRNALPANYNTLDLREKLYHLRSDVPSITHIDYSARIQTVSKKTNPRYWELIEAFRKLTGYALIVNTSFNVRGEPIVGTPEDAYRCFMRTEMDYLVLGDFLFAKTDQPTWTDTDNWREEYVLD
- the wecB gene encoding UDP-N-acetylglucosamine 2-epimerase (non-hydrolyzing) gives rise to the protein MKFVTIIGARPQFIKAAAISRAIHDLYRDQVREVIVHTGQHYDANMSQVFFDEMKIPRPDHMLEVGSGDHGAQTGAMIAAIETILLKEKPDCVILYGDTNSTLAGAIAASKHYLPIAHVEAGLRSFDKRMPEEINRILCDHVSTFLFSPTATGIDNLAKEGFALDNAGPYSMDNPKVYHCGDVMYDNTLFFRDYARDHVDLVASLGLKRGQFILATIHRNTNTDVPERLSSIFKALLELTENQGETVLLPLHPRTKKVLEGNLEPEVLKKLRNSDRLKLILPVSFLEMTALEAACKLVITDSGGVQKESFFLEKPCIVLRPQTEWVELVEAGTAILTDADTQRILDAFAYFAHAENLSFPEIFGDGHAAEFIVKEIVTHLGVNN
- a CDS encoding glycosyltransferase family 4 protein translates to MKKVLVITYYWPPSGGSGVQRWLKCVRYLREFGWEPVVYTALDSEYPVIDMSLEAQVPAGVEVIRRPIWEPYKLYKRFTGQKKETRVVSGFLNEKKPSFKRRVSMWIRGNVFIPDARKFWIKPSISFLVDYLKEHPVDAIVSTGPPHSMHLIAMGVKRKTGLPWVADFRDPWTNIDFYQELMLSEWADRKHHRLEKEVVTLADRVVVVGNQMKEEFEEISGRKVDVVTNGYDEADLQPQPKEARDKKFSLIHIGLLNQHRNHEAFWAACAELKQEIPSFGNDLRVKLVGKADVSAQESINRHGMEGQVEMIDYLPQAEAVQQQGRAQVLLLSINNTPNAKGVITGKIFEYLASGRPILCIGPEDGDAAHIINEANAGLVAGFEDKEKIKAHIAHYYDLYQRDALEVQSQGVAAFSRKALTGKFAQLFDAITS